Proteins from a genomic interval of Ignavibacteriales bacterium:
- a CDS encoding MarR family transcriptional regulator codes for MAVQKNELAEHMADLTYELLENCQLKIERTAEKLNLTVAEFKLLRSLQEDEMLSAGALAKRMSLSSSRITRIIDGLLKKGMVKKEAGGNDRRIVDIGLTQVGIASRSQLKAMYVSVHEDIINLLPSDAGESVIQAMEKLRQATQEWVKE; via the coding sequence ATGGCCGTCCAAAAGAACGAACTGGCAGAACACATGGCAGACCTGACTTACGAGCTGCTGGAGAACTGCCAACTGAAAATCGAACGCACCGCGGAAAAGCTCAATCTTACGGTGGCTGAATTCAAGCTCCTCCGCTCGTTGCAAGAGGACGAAATGCTCTCGGCCGGGGCTTTGGCGAAGAGGATGAGTCTTTCCAGCAGCCGCATTACGCGCATCATTGACGGGCTCCTCAAGAAAGGAATGGTGAAAAAGGAGGCAGGAGGCAATGACCGGAGGATCGTCGACATCGGTTTGACCCAAGTTGGTATCGCTTCTCGCTCGCAGCTCAAAGCAATGTACGTATCTGTGCACGAAGACATCATCAACCTTCTCCCATCGGACGCGGGGGAATCAGTCATACAGGCAATGGAGAAACTGCGTCAGGCAACCCAGGAGTGGGTCAAGGAATAG
- a CDS encoding T9SS type A sorting domain-containing protein encodes MVKDESCYSREAQSHDVAKAENFTTVPTNAPGVFDTLVTKYPKSMARTGIQCENCHGPAGQHIAAFPQAGNNKLDETLSSEVCAPCHFSSDRHGIGYAWSASAHAISTTETERQPQYTSRPVCARCHTSQGYVNEVIGGKAQPVPATTGLLVYNDPMPVGCATCHDPHDGSNEKQLRAKTVGDVCIGCHITRMSSRGLHTAHQGTMLMGTNTAPFTMDVANAYLKAPSGSVQQNDAAVGTWGGWELPGYMYENSSHSDIKERCAVCHMASSPSFLASAASNFTKPDTMMTKMGGHTFRVAYDNTVGGVTTTILNPTGCEECHGKASIEFVELTKGKTDKLLAALYAALPKRDTIVSDINPTGTPILFTDTITWQNNSKLPVTSKRKLSVVERAAAYNLQFVRNDGSGGVHNYNYTKGLLTSSLEQVKLGAGASSISSIKDVPVDNGKKVQVVWTAFPAEMYSFGQVINYGVWRKDPILPSLNSIKKVGSFTEMMSTTSQGGQVVMGGSVWSYVGAVPASGMAQYSFLAPTLFDSTKTSGQRWTVFYVAGYTKDNQVMYSSQPDSGYSVDNLAPMVPSGLNAAFKQNAVTLKWTANVESDVYQYAIYRGTTATFNPAGTTPVAKVRTPLYQDPVSQSGVTYYYKVSALDVAGNESGYASVSVLTDVENGKSVPTEFALNQNYPNPFNPSTEIAFSVPKQTAVKVVIYGLSGEVVATVVNQTMSAGNYRVTWNGKTDDGRAVASGVYFYHLQAEGFTATKKMTLLK; translated from the coding sequence ATGGTCAAAGACGAATCATGCTACAGCCGTGAAGCGCAAAGTCACGATGTAGCGAAGGCGGAGAATTTCACAACGGTTCCGACGAATGCACCTGGCGTGTTCGACACGTTGGTGACGAAGTACCCCAAATCGATGGCACGAACAGGCATCCAGTGCGAAAATTGCCACGGACCAGCCGGACAGCACATCGCGGCCTTCCCGCAAGCCGGGAACAACAAGCTTGATGAGACGTTGTCGTCTGAAGTTTGCGCACCGTGTCACTTCTCGAGCGACCGGCATGGTATCGGTTATGCGTGGAGCGCATCTGCTCACGCGATTTCCACAACCGAAACCGAGCGTCAGCCTCAATACACGTCCCGCCCCGTATGCGCACGCTGCCATACGTCACAAGGATATGTCAATGAAGTTATCGGTGGAAAAGCCCAGCCGGTCCCGGCAACGACAGGTCTGCTGGTGTACAATGACCCGATGCCAGTCGGCTGCGCCACCTGCCATGATCCGCATGACGGATCAAATGAGAAACAGCTCCGTGCGAAGACCGTCGGCGATGTTTGCATCGGTTGCCACATCACACGCATGAGCAGCCGCGGCCTGCACACCGCACATCAGGGAACGATGTTGATGGGCACGAACACTGCTCCGTTCACGATGGACGTGGCAAACGCGTACCTTAAGGCTCCTTCCGGTTCAGTGCAGCAGAACGACGCTGCGGTCGGCACATGGGGTGGATGGGAACTCCCGGGTTATATGTATGAGAATTCCTCTCACAGCGACATCAAAGAGCGTTGCGCGGTGTGTCATATGGCCAGCTCACCATCATTCCTGGCCTCCGCGGCATCAAACTTCACCAAGCCCGATACTATGATGACGAAAATGGGCGGGCACACGTTCAGAGTTGCATATGATAATACCGTCGGCGGTGTCACCACGACGATCCTCAATCCCACAGGTTGCGAGGAGTGCCACGGTAAAGCCTCGATCGAGTTTGTGGAATTGACAAAGGGGAAGACGGACAAGTTGCTGGCGGCATTGTATGCAGCACTGCCGAAGCGGGATACGATCGTCAGCGATATCAACCCCACCGGCACGCCGATTCTCTTTACCGACACAATCACGTGGCAGAACAACTCAAAGCTGCCGGTGACGTCGAAGCGCAAGCTTTCAGTTGTCGAGCGCGCAGCTGCCTACAATCTGCAGTTCGTTCGGAACGATGGCAGCGGTGGCGTCCACAACTACAATTACACGAAGGGCCTTCTCACCTCCTCGCTCGAGCAGGTGAAACTCGGCGCCGGAGCATCCTCAATCTCCTCGATCAAGGACGTACCGGTTGACAACGGCAAAAAGGTCCAGGTTGTGTGGACCGCATTCCCGGCTGAGATGTATAGCTTTGGCCAGGTAATCAACTACGGCGTGTGGAGAAAAGATCCTATCCTGCCCAGTCTGAACTCTATTAAGAAGGTTGGCAGCTTCACGGAAATGATGAGCACGACGAGCCAGGGCGGCCAGGTTGTCATGGGCGGAAGCGTCTGGTCGTACGTAGGCGCAGTTCCAGCATCGGGGATGGCGCAGTACTCATTCCTTGCTCCGACGTTGTTCGATTCTACGAAGACCTCTGGTCAGCGTTGGACGGTGTTCTACGTCGCCGGCTACACGAAAGACAACCAGGTCATGTATTCCAGCCAGCCCGACAGCGGATACTCGGTGGATAACCTCGCACCGATGGTCCCTTCAGGTCTGAACGCAGCGTTCAAACAAAATGCTGTCACATTGAAGTGGACAGCGAATGTTGAGAGTGATGTGTACCAGTACGCAATCTATCGTGGAACGACAGCGACCTTCAACCCGGCAGGCACCACGCCGGTGGCGAAGGTCCGGACACCTCTCTATCAGGATCCGGTTTCCCAGAGCGGCGTGACCTACTATTACAAAGTCTCTGCACTTGATGTCGCCGGCAACGAAAGCGGCTATGCAAGTGTCAGCGTCTTGACCGATGTGGAAAACGGCAAGAGCGTTCCGACGGAGTTTGCACTGAATCAGAACTATCCGAATCCGTTCAACCCGTCTACCGAAATCGCGTTCTCGGTGCCGAAACAGACTGCGGTGAAGGTCGTGATCTATGGCTTGTCCGGTGAGGTTGTTGCGACGGTTGTGAACCAGACGATGTCAGCCGGTAACTACCGCGTCACGTGGAATGGCAAAACCGACGACGGTCGTGCCGTGGCAAGCGGTGTCTACTTCTACCATCTGCAGGCGGAAGGATTCACCGCGACGAAGAAAATGACATTGCTGAAGTAA